In a single window of the Tautonia marina genome:
- a CDS encoding MerR family transcriptional regulator: protein MVDLLLRTQQLADLLNVSVSSIKRWVDLGELPARRTVGGHRLVPLSGALQFARERGLPVDRLVRMASESSGDVTPSETDPCTAEHLVTALKRGRSAAARDLLINAYSTLGGAVALADDLIRPAMESIGHEWERGSLDVYQEHRASRIVETALLELLRTLPAPSEDSPLALGAAPEGDLYTLPGLLAELTLRELGWDVVNLGPNLPLASLARAIRVQQPKLVWISVSHLEDERTFLHDYQSFYASVSRTETAVVLGGSALTPDLRARVVAASFGDRIAHLREFARRLHSTETGPTPFGSMDRPSSTQP from the coding sequence GTGGTTGATCTCCTCCTCAGAACCCAGCAGCTTGCTGATTTGCTGAACGTGAGTGTCAGCTCGATCAAGCGTTGGGTGGATCTAGGAGAATTACCGGCGAGGCGAACCGTGGGAGGGCACCGCCTCGTCCCGCTTTCCGGGGCCTTGCAGTTTGCTCGCGAGCGGGGTTTGCCGGTCGATCGGCTGGTGCGGATGGCGTCGGAGTCATCAGGAGACGTCACGCCGTCGGAGACAGACCCTTGCACCGCCGAGCATCTGGTGACGGCCCTGAAGCGCGGCCGATCGGCAGCGGCACGCGACTTGCTCATCAATGCTTACTCGACACTTGGTGGTGCGGTTGCCCTGGCGGACGACCTGATTCGGCCCGCCATGGAGTCGATCGGTCACGAGTGGGAACGAGGTTCCCTGGACGTGTACCAGGAGCACCGGGCGTCTCGCATCGTTGAAACGGCGCTGCTGGAACTGCTTCGAACGCTTCCTGCCCCCTCGGAAGATTCTCCCCTGGCGTTGGGAGCGGCTCCGGAAGGGGACCTTTACACGCTGCCCGGCCTGCTTGCCGAGCTGACGCTGCGAGAACTGGGATGGGATGTGGTCAACCTTGGCCCGAACCTTCCCCTGGCCTCGCTGGCTCGGGCGATCCGAGTCCAGCAACCCAAGCTGGTCTGGATCTCCGTGAGCCATCTGGAGGATGAACGCACGTTCCTCCACGATTATCAATCCTTTTATGCCTCGGTTTCCAGGACGGAGACTGCGGTGGTCCTGGGTGGGTCGGCGTTGACTCCCGACTTGAGGGCTCGTGTGGTGGCCGCCAGTTTCGGCGACCGCATTGCCCACTTGCGGGAGTTTGCCAGGCGGCTGCACTCGACGGAGACGGGACCAACCCCTTTTGGATCGATGGATCGCCCGAGTTCGACCCAGCCCTGA
- a CDS encoding hemolysin family protein, producing MPWFELAGLLALILANGAFSTSELAIVSARKGRLDALAKTGDRRAQAALELAEDPNRFLSTVQIGITLIGTLAGAFGGATLAEPLAKALRPLPAIDDSAEPIALGVVVVGITYATLILGELVPKRIALAAPERIARFTAPTLRRLARITVPLIRLLSGSTDLVLYAIGIRQSTEPPVTDEDVKQMILQGIEHGVFEPVEHDMIRGVLRLGDRRAGVLMTPRSEVVWLDIADSPEEIRRKVTTSPHSSFPVCNGSIDDVLGIVRVKDLLALGLSEHAVSLKGHLAIPLFLYEGTRGLKILDTFQKTGHHFAVVLDEYGSVEGVLTLTDLLEAIVGDLPGPGESPGPRAVPHPDGSWIVDGMLPADALRDHVMHRDLPPGDYHTVAGFVITQLGHIPAVGASLEWDSYRFTVVDGSANRVHKIRVSPIGETPSEPTS from the coding sequence GTGCCATGGTTCGAACTGGCGGGCTTGCTCGCCTTGATCCTGGCCAACGGCGCATTTTCAACCTCGGAACTGGCAATCGTGTCGGCGCGGAAGGGGCGGCTTGATGCGCTGGCCAAGACCGGGGACCGCCGCGCCCAGGCTGCCCTGGAACTGGCCGAGGACCCGAATCGGTTTCTCTCCACCGTGCAGATCGGGATCACCCTGATCGGCACGCTCGCCGGAGCCTTCGGCGGCGCCACGCTGGCGGAGCCACTGGCAAAGGCCCTTCGCCCGCTTCCGGCCATCGACGATTCTGCCGAGCCGATCGCGCTGGGAGTCGTGGTCGTCGGCATCACCTACGCCACGCTGATTCTGGGAGAGCTTGTGCCGAAGCGCATCGCGCTTGCGGCTCCCGAGCGGATCGCCCGATTCACGGCTCCGACCCTCCGACGCCTTGCTCGAATCACGGTGCCCCTGATCCGGTTACTCAGTGGTTCGACGGATCTCGTGCTCTACGCGATCGGCATCCGTCAAAGCACCGAGCCCCCCGTGACCGACGAGGACGTCAAGCAGATGATCCTCCAGGGAATCGAGCACGGCGTCTTCGAGCCGGTCGAGCACGACATGATTCGCGGCGTCCTCCGCCTCGGAGATCGTCGAGCCGGCGTGCTGATGACCCCTCGCAGTGAGGTCGTCTGGCTCGACATTGCCGACTCTCCCGAGGAGATCCGGCGCAAGGTCACCACGAGTCCTCACTCCAGCTTCCCGGTCTGCAACGGATCGATCGACGACGTGCTCGGAATCGTCCGCGTCAAGGACTTGCTTGCGCTTGGCCTCTCCGAACACGCCGTCTCGTTGAAAGGACACCTGGCGATCCCTCTGTTCCTCTACGAAGGAACCCGAGGACTCAAGATCCTCGACACCTTCCAGAAAACCGGCCATCACTTTGCCGTGGTCCTCGACGAATACGGCTCGGTCGAAGGCGTGCTGACCCTGACCGACCTGCTCGAAGCCATCGTCGGCGATCTTCCCGGCCCCGGAGAATCTCCCGGCCCTCGGGCCGTGCCGCACCCCGACGGCTCCTGGATTGTCGACGGGATGCTCCCGGCCGACGCCTTACGCGACCACGTCATGCACCGCGACCTGCCGCCGGGCGATTACCATACGGTTGCCGGGTTCGTCATCACCCAGCTCGGCCATATCCCCGCCGTGGGCGCTTCGCTTGAGTGGGATAGCTACCGCTTCACCGTGGTTGATGGCTCGGCCAATCGCGTCCACAAGATCCGGGTCAGCCCCATCGGCGAAACACCCTCTGAACCAACGTCCTGA
- a CDS encoding sigma-70 family RNA polymerase sigma factor, giving the protein MRSARQIGETDGFAGLDGAVTRVLAPAEERELLRELGDCKSKLAKSMAAIPEFAPPEGTPDNPQAMALYIAATCTQDPQLESRLGAIYQRYKELRSKLALANLRLVAHVAKRFRDRGVSYGDLMQEGFCGLLEAIDRFDLNHETKLATYATWWIRQSMQRAVASGAYPVKLSPRHLRQLAQNQDEVGNRTEGDEDGELDQAPAKSSGGHGPSAEMIRRIHAATRPTISLDATIDTDRSFSLLQTMSDPDSDRTDDVDTDETITLLMESLRPREQQVLALRFGLGGKQRLSLSQVGKVLQVSKERVRQIQDRALEKLRVVAADHNLADALPVG; this is encoded by the coding sequence ATGCGTTCGGCACGACAGATTGGCGAGACGGATGGTTTTGCGGGCCTCGATGGCGCCGTCACCCGAGTCCTCGCTCCGGCCGAGGAACGTGAATTGCTCCGAGAGCTGGGTGATTGTAAATCGAAACTTGCGAAATCGATGGCGGCGATCCCTGAGTTTGCTCCTCCCGAGGGCACTCCGGACAATCCCCAGGCGATGGCCCTCTATATTGCGGCCACCTGCACGCAGGACCCTCAGCTCGAAAGTCGGCTTGGTGCGATTTATCAGCGGTACAAGGAATTGCGTTCGAAGCTCGCGCTGGCCAACCTGAGGCTGGTGGCGCACGTGGCGAAGCGGTTCCGCGATCGGGGCGTCTCCTACGGCGACCTGATGCAGGAGGGGTTCTGCGGGTTGCTCGAAGCCATCGACCGCTTCGACCTCAATCACGAGACGAAGCTGGCAACCTATGCGACCTGGTGGATTCGCCAGTCGATGCAGCGGGCCGTGGCCTCGGGAGCCTATCCCGTGAAGCTGAGCCCCAGGCACCTCCGTCAACTGGCTCAGAATCAGGATGAGGTCGGAAATCGCACGGAGGGCGACGAGGACGGGGAACTTGACCAGGCTCCGGCCAAGTCGTCGGGAGGTCATGGTCCTTCGGCCGAGATGATCCGCCGGATCCACGCCGCGACCCGGCCGACCATCTCGCTCGACGCCACGATCGACACCGATCGGAGCTTCAGCCTGCTACAAACGATGAGCGACCCCGACTCGGACCGGACCGACGACGTCGATACGGACGAGACAATCACGCTCTTGATGGAGTCGCTTCGACCGCGGGAGCAGCAGGTGCTGGCCCTTCGCTTTGGCCTGGGAGGCAAGCAGCGACTCTCGCTGAGCCAGGTGGGCAAGGTGCTTCAGGTGTCGAAGGAGCGGGTCCGTCAGATTCAGGACCGTGCGTTGGAAAAGCTTCGGGTCGTCGCCGCCGACCACAATCTGGCCGATGCCTTGCCGGTCGGCTGA
- a CDS encoding AI-2E family transporter — translation MSDRLAWPKSTGLLINLAAFILIIAGVRAAAELIVPFLLALFLAVIITPKIDQIARWGMPRWAAVGFVTLIVSVILVLGLAYVGVSLNELLWRLPQIQRQLYGLREDVFDKLDSLGLPVPPERSEGAIFDPAYGVRMLGGLLAGMSNIFSNGLLILITVAFILLESGGFPAKMQAIFGTDSPAMNRSVKILADQRRYMVIKSWISLATGVPVAIGLALMGVDYAVLWGVLAFLLNFIPNIGSLIAAIPPVMLALVQNGLPVAIGVVLLFLAVNFVIGYLVEPPAMGKGLGISTLVVWISLIFWGWVLGPVGMFLSVPLTMALKIVLEGSDETRWLAILLGPPSTGQAEVVEIEGGTPS, via the coding sequence ATGAGTGATCGCCTGGCCTGGCCGAAGTCGACGGGCCTCCTGATCAATCTGGCAGCGTTTATCCTGATTATTGCAGGAGTTCGGGCTGCGGCCGAGCTGATCGTGCCATTCCTGCTGGCCCTCTTTCTGGCGGTGATCATCACACCGAAAATCGATCAGATTGCGCGGTGGGGGATGCCCCGTTGGGCCGCCGTGGGGTTCGTGACACTGATCGTCAGTGTGATCCTTGTACTCGGGTTGGCGTATGTCGGCGTCTCGCTAAATGAGCTGCTCTGGAGGCTCCCACAGATTCAGCGACAGTTGTATGGATTACGTGAAGATGTTTTCGACAAGCTTGATTCCCTTGGTCTGCCGGTACCTCCAGAGCGGAGCGAGGGGGCGATTTTCGACCCCGCCTACGGGGTTCGTATGCTTGGGGGCCTGCTGGCAGGGATGAGTAATATTTTCAGTAACGGGTTGTTGATTCTGATTACGGTGGCGTTCATCTTGCTGGAATCTGGAGGCTTTCCGGCGAAGATGCAGGCCATTTTCGGAACCGACAGCCCGGCGATGAATCGGAGCGTAAAAATTCTGGCCGATCAGCGGCGCTACATGGTGATCAAGTCCTGGATCAGCCTGGCCACCGGGGTTCCCGTGGCCATTGGCCTGGCGTTGATGGGAGTGGATTATGCGGTTCTGTGGGGGGTCCTGGCGTTTTTACTGAACTTCATTCCCAACATCGGCTCGTTGATTGCCGCAATTCCGCCCGTGATGCTCGCCCTGGTGCAGAACGGATTACCGGTGGCGATCGGTGTGGTGCTGCTGTTTCTGGCGGTGAACTTCGTGATCGGATATCTGGTCGAGCCGCCGGCGATGGGCAAGGGCCTGGGAATCTCGACCCTGGTTGTCTGGATCTCGCTGATCTTCTGGGGGTGGGTCCTGGGGCCAGTGGGGATGTTCCTGTCGGTCCCGCTGACGATGGCCTTGAAGATCGTGCTGGAAGGATCGGACGAGACACGGTGGTTGGCCATCCTGCTCGGCCCGCCCAGCACAGGTCAGGCCGAGGTGGTTGAGATCGAAGGCGGCACTCCGTCCTGA
- the pyrE gene encoding orotate phosphoribosyltransferase, producing the protein MASGWDRDRLIALLKRDALKLGQFTLASGRSSHYYVDGRRVSLSAEGAAIVGAGMLALLDEVPEVEAVGGLTMGADPIVGATLAAAGMGPKPQLKGFLVRKEAKGHGTGNLVEGPLEPGSTVAILDDVATTGGSSLKAVEAVRAMGCSVARVLVMLDRLEGAAEAFAEAGVEFRSLLTIRDLGVEPLKPAQ; encoded by the coding sequence ATGGCGAGCGGTTGGGATCGCGATCGGTTGATCGCCTTGTTGAAGCGCGATGCCCTGAAGCTGGGGCAATTCACCCTGGCCAGCGGCCGATCGTCGCACTATTACGTCGATGGCCGACGGGTTTCGTTGTCTGCGGAAGGGGCGGCGATCGTCGGTGCCGGCATGCTGGCCTTGCTCGACGAGGTTCCAGAGGTCGAGGCCGTGGGAGGCTTGACGATGGGAGCCGATCCCATTGTCGGCGCCACGCTGGCCGCGGCGGGGATGGGGCCGAAGCCTCAGCTCAAGGGCTTCCTGGTGCGGAAGGAGGCCAAGGGGCACGGCACCGGCAATCTGGTCGAAGGCCCGCTCGAACCGGGATCGACCGTCGCCATCCTCGACGATGTGGCAACCACCGGAGGCTCCTCGCTGAAGGCCGTCGAGGCGGTTCGGGCGATGGGATGCTCCGTCGCTCGGGTCCTTGTCATGCTCGACCGGTTGGAAGGGGCCGCCGAGGCATTCGCCGAGGCCGGTGTCGAGTTCCGATCGTTGCTCACGATCCGCGATCTCGGCGTCGAGCCGCTCAAACCGGCTCAATGA
- the rsmG gene encoding 16S rRNA (guanine(527)-N(7))-methyltransferase RsmG: MPSTPSRAALKAILEQCGLPLAESQYDALWAYHRLLREADAELNLTRIRNFENMVLKHYVDSLLVLKHVELPSPLVDMGSGAGLPGIPLKIARPEVHMILAEPRGARAAFLRHVCERLGLEGAEVHAGKVGPRFTRPVEGVITRAVATIPETLERVAYCLRPGGRMIFLKGPDCDDEIAEARRSLGDAYRLVGDHADRIPGTEHRRRFVVYERLEAPVVSATLPAAETPLDRAFSGPVKEVSSASNPSFRLARDVLSGRGIRKHSRALIAGHRIISEVVDRFPDRIEAWLTGPEGNPPPEEIASDVTWLRLDPALLRELDVAGTGAPLLLARVPEIPNWSAEDDWPEGCSLFVPFQDPENVGAVLRSAAAFGAARVVLLKEAAHPFHPKAVRAAGPAVFQVPLAFGPSINDLVSDSVPILPLDIDGPSLDDEPWPDRFGLLPGVEGPGLPARWRGHPDRRRVPIAPGVESLNAATATAVSLFAWRSKAGWPLADE, translated from the coding sequence GTGCCAAGCACTCCGAGCCGGGCCGCGCTGAAGGCAATTCTCGAACAGTGTGGCCTGCCTCTGGCCGAGTCGCAGTATGACGCCCTCTGGGCGTATCATCGCCTGCTGCGCGAGGCGGACGCGGAACTGAATCTGACACGAATTCGCAACTTTGAAAACATGGTGCTCAAGCATTATGTCGATAGCTTGCTGGTTCTCAAGCATGTCGAACTGCCCAGCCCGCTCGTCGATATGGGTTCGGGTGCGGGCCTACCCGGCATTCCCTTGAAGATTGCTCGACCGGAGGTTCACATGATCCTGGCTGAACCTCGGGGAGCGCGGGCGGCGTTCCTCCGTCACGTCTGCGAACGGCTCGGCCTTGAGGGAGCGGAGGTCCACGCGGGCAAGGTCGGCCCGCGCTTTACCCGGCCGGTCGAGGGAGTCATCACCCGGGCCGTGGCGACGATTCCGGAAACGCTGGAACGGGTCGCCTACTGCCTTCGCCCTGGTGGTCGCATGATCTTCCTGAAGGGACCGGATTGCGACGACGAGATCGCCGAGGCGCGCCGGAGCCTTGGAGACGCCTATCGACTCGTCGGCGATCATGCCGACCGCATTCCGGGCACCGAGCATCGTCGGCGGTTCGTGGTGTACGAGCGGCTTGAGGCTCCGGTTGTTTCCGCGACACTGCCGGCGGCTGAGACTCCACTGGATCGGGCCTTCTCCGGGCCGGTCAAGGAGGTGTCGAGCGCCTCGAACCCGTCGTTCCGGCTGGCTCGTGACGTGCTTTCCGGCCGAGGCATTCGCAAGCACAGCCGAGCGCTGATTGCGGGACATCGGATCATTTCCGAGGTTGTCGATCGGTTCCCTGATCGGATTGAAGCCTGGCTCACCGGCCCGGAAGGGAACCCGCCACCAGAAGAAATTGCTTCCGACGTCACCTGGTTGCGGCTCGATCCGGCATTGCTCCGAGAACTGGACGTGGCGGGAACCGGGGCACCGTTGCTGCTGGCGCGGGTTCCCGAGATTCCGAACTGGTCGGCGGAAGACGATTGGCCCGAAGGCTGTTCGCTGTTCGTGCCGTTCCAGGACCCCGAGAATGTGGGGGCAGTCTTGCGATCGGCGGCCGCGTTTGGGGCGGCGCGGGTGGTCTTGTTGAAGGAAGCGGCGCATCCGTTTCATCCGAAAGCGGTGCGGGCAGCGGGGCCGGCGGTGTTTCAGGTACCGCTTGCGTTCGGGCCGTCGATCAACGATCTGGTGAGTGATTCGGTGCCGATTCTTCCGCTCGACATCGATGGACCGTCACTCGATGACGAGCCCTGGCCCGATCGCTTTGGTCTGCTTCCGGGGGTGGAAGGGCCGGGATTGCCCGCACGATGGCGCGGTCATCCGGATCGCCGTCGCGTGCCGATCGCGCCGGGGGTCGAGTCGCTCAACGCCGCAACCGCAACGGCTGTCTCGCTGTTTGCCTGGCGGAGCAAGGCGGGCTGGCCTCTGGCGGACGAATGA
- a CDS encoding site-specific tyrosine recombinase, with amino-acid sequence MNADSQAKRKRPPNVRLSRDADPLGPFLHFLMAECRVSPNTLAAYRADISKFSRWRAENAPGPLESIGIGTLAGYVDYLGLLDLAPSSICRHLASLSTFFRFLVDEGRLSENVAKLLVAPKLWERLPTVLGPAAVETLLTTPNAESLLGRRDRAALETLYATGCRASEVTSLRPRDVDFHAGTVRCIGKGDRERVVPIGSRALEVLETYLRSDRPRLVSRCPETETVFVARSGRPLSRTGLWRIVKSHALAAGLPSRVSPHTLRHSFATHLLAGGADLRVVQEILGHSSIGTTQIYTRVEISHLLDVHARCHPRGRARGQGEAEEGSKAG; translated from the coding sequence ATGAACGCTGATTCGCAGGCAAAGCGGAAACGTCCGCCCAACGTGCGGTTGTCCCGAGACGCGGACCCGCTCGGCCCGTTCCTGCACTTTTTGATGGCTGAGTGCCGGGTCTCTCCCAACACGCTGGCGGCGTATCGGGCGGATATTTCGAAGTTCTCGCGCTGGCGAGCAGAGAATGCTCCCGGCCCCCTGGAGTCGATCGGCATCGGCACGTTGGCCGGTTATGTCGATTACCTGGGACTCCTCGATCTGGCGCCGTCGAGTATTTGCAGGCATCTGGCCAGTTTGTCGACATTCTTCCGATTCCTGGTCGATGAGGGGCGGCTATCGGAGAATGTGGCCAAGCTGCTCGTGGCCCCGAAGCTCTGGGAGCGATTGCCGACGGTGCTGGGGCCGGCAGCCGTCGAAACCCTGCTGACGACTCCGAATGCCGAGTCGCTGCTGGGCCGTCGGGACCGGGCCGCCCTCGAAACGCTGTATGCGACGGGATGCCGGGCCTCGGAAGTGACCTCGCTCCGGCCCAGGGATGTCGATTTCCACGCGGGGACAGTCCGTTGCATCGGCAAGGGGGATCGAGAGCGGGTCGTGCCGATCGGCTCCCGAGCGCTTGAGGTTCTGGAGACGTACCTCCGGAGCGACCGGCCGCGTCTGGTGTCTCGATGCCCGGAGACGGAGACGGTTTTTGTGGCCCGATCAGGCCGGCCGTTGTCTCGGACCGGTCTTTGGCGGATTGTGAAGTCGCACGCCCTGGCGGCGGGATTGCCGTCTCGGGTCAGCCCTCACACCTTGCGGCATAGCTTTGCCACGCATTTGCTGGCGGGCGGGGCCGATCTGCGCGTGGTGCAGGAAATTCTGGGGCATTCGTCGATCGGGACAACGCAGATTTACACGCGAGTCGAGATCAGCCACCTGCTTGACGTGCATGCGCGTTGCCACCCAAGGGGCCGAGCGCGGGGACAAGGCGAAGCGGAGGAGGGATCGAAGGCCGGTTGA
- a CDS encoding matrixin family metalloprotease, producing MFGSKMQHHSRERRPSSAGRKPQLEGLEQRLLLYSTLGGQWAYGSRISYSIPADGTDVAGVPNQMHQAMADRGITEAQWKFALRRAAALWQSATNINMAEVSDTGAPMGISGNQQNDPRFGDLRFFAKPMAPQALGQAFLPPPFHGGTLAGDVVFNSSASWNVNANFDLQTVAIHEIGHSLGLGHSEFSTSVMYDTYTGVKQGLTSDDIAGIRSLYGVRQQDWVDQFQNNQSPWTAVNISGLIDSNRRVTLPNLDITSNQDEDWFYVQAPSNTSGEMIITMQSKDLSSLSPRFMVYNSALQLVAWTVAPSASSTFGATVSLKFTGVPAGTGIYIRAMGWNGGSSGVNGIGAYALRADFSGGPIPSAIVSPPNTTVPEQPDQGGGFINQMIASPDLARVPWTQVFAAPPPLMAQTIGIEGLVHRWDAQSGPEASYGVVEFVQPTRAAMGHFARAALSGAAPLWFTQAIDQVVDLDNDDQLMPGTAARRWQWKMEQVGPYDLS from the coding sequence ATGTTTGGAAGCAAGATGCAACACCATTCCAGAGAGCGTCGGCCCAGTTCCGCTGGCCGGAAACCGCAGCTTGAGGGGCTGGAGCAACGCTTACTTTTGTATTCGACGCTCGGGGGTCAATGGGCTTACGGCAGCCGGATCTCCTACAGCATTCCCGCGGATGGGACCGATGTGGCCGGTGTGCCGAACCAGATGCATCAGGCCATGGCGGATCGGGGCATCACTGAGGCCCAATGGAAGTTCGCGCTTCGCCGCGCGGCCGCGCTTTGGCAATCGGCCACCAACATCAACATGGCCGAGGTTTCCGACACCGGCGCCCCGATGGGGATTTCCGGGAACCAGCAGAATGACCCACGCTTTGGTGATCTTCGCTTTTTCGCCAAGCCGATGGCACCTCAGGCGTTAGGACAGGCCTTTTTGCCTCCGCCGTTTCACGGGGGGACGCTGGCCGGTGATGTTGTGTTCAACAGTTCGGCGAGCTGGAACGTCAACGCAAATTTTGACCTTCAGACCGTCGCGATCCACGAGATTGGGCATTCGCTCGGGCTTGGGCACTCCGAGTTCAGCACGTCGGTGATGTACGACACCTATACCGGGGTCAAGCAGGGGCTGACCTCGGACGACATCGCCGGAATTCGATCGCTCTACGGCGTTCGGCAGCAAGACTGGGTCGATCAGTTCCAGAACAACCAGTCACCCTGGACGGCGGTGAACATCTCCGGGTTGATCGATTCGAACCGGCGCGTAACGCTACCGAACCTGGATATCACCTCGAATCAGGATGAAGACTGGTTCTATGTGCAGGCGCCGAGCAATACGAGCGGCGAGATGATCATCACCATGCAATCGAAGGATCTCAGCTCGCTGAGTCCTCGGTTCATGGTCTACAACTCTGCCTTGCAACTGGTGGCCTGGACGGTCGCGCCGAGTGCCAGTTCGACGTTCGGCGCGACGGTTTCCCTGAAATTTACCGGGGTTCCGGCTGGTACCGGCATTTACATCAGGGCGATGGGTTGGAATGGCGGCAGCAGTGGGGTCAACGGCATCGGTGCCTACGCCTTGCGAGCCGACTTCAGCGGGGGACCGATTCCCTCGGCGATCGTTTCGCCTCCGAACACGACGGTTCCGGAGCAGCCGGATCAGGGGGGCGGGTTTATCAATCAGATGATTGCCTCGCCGGATCTGGCTCGGGTGCCCTGGACGCAGGTGTTCGCCGCTCCTCCTCCGCTGATGGCTCAGACCATCGGGATCGAGGGCCTAGTTCATCGCTGGGATGCTCAGTCCGGTCCGGAGGCGTCGTACGGCGTGGTCGAGTTCGTCCAGCCGACCCGGGCCGCGATGGGGCATTTTGCCCGAGCCGCCCTGTCCGGAGCGGCCCCGCTCTGGTTCACCCAGGCCATCGACCAGGTTGTGGACCTGGACAACGACGATCAACTGATGCCGGGCACGGCGGCTCGGCGCTGGCAGTGGAAGATGGAGCAGGTCGGACCATACGACCTCTCCTGA
- a CDS encoding ABC transporter permease, with product MSGALRYLRLYAQLARYTLVRELSFRGNFLVKVSVEVLWLGILLAFYRVVFSKTSVIAEWSEPQYLFFVGCYFAMNGLLETLFLENCNEFAELVRKGDLDFLLIRPIDEQFLITCRRVDWSTAPNVLMGVAVMGLSLVNLGWSFDPARVAVFLLMFGCGVMLAYSFMVLLTATGVWLVRNQSMMELWWLFSSLTRYPREIYLRVTWAEPIGLFFTFIVPFLLVINVPAESMVKVLDWRLVGFTLLATAVSLWVSRRFFRRALRSYRSASS from the coding sequence ATGAGCGGAGCGCTGCGTTACCTTCGACTGTACGCCCAGCTGGCCCGTTACACGCTGGTCCGTGAACTGTCGTTCCGGGGAAATTTTCTGGTGAAGGTGTCGGTGGAGGTGCTCTGGCTGGGCATTCTGCTGGCCTTTTATCGGGTCGTGTTTTCAAAGACGAGTGTGATCGCGGAGTGGTCGGAGCCGCAGTATCTGTTTTTCGTCGGCTGCTACTTCGCCATGAACGGCCTTTTGGAGACGCTGTTCCTGGAGAACTGCAACGAGTTCGCGGAACTGGTGCGCAAGGGGGATCTGGACTTCCTCTTGATCAGACCGATTGACGAGCAATTTTTGATTACATGCCGCCGCGTTGACTGGTCGACCGCTCCCAACGTGCTGATGGGCGTGGCGGTGATGGGGCTCTCGCTCGTGAACCTGGGTTGGTCCTTCGATCCGGCTCGGGTGGCGGTCTTCCTCCTGATGTTCGGCTGCGGGGTGATGCTGGCGTACAGTTTCATGGTGCTCTTGACGGCCACGGGCGTCTGGCTGGTGCGAAATCAAAGCATGATGGAGCTCTGGTGGCTGTTCAGTAGTTTGACGCGCTACCCACGCGAAATTTACCTGCGAGTGACCTGGGCCGAGCCGATCGGACTGTTCTTTACGTTCATCGTGCCGTTCCTGCTGGTGATTAACGTCCCGGCCGAGTCGATGGTCAAGGTGCTTGACTGGCGGTTGGTCGGCTTTACGCTGTTGGCCACGGCGGTGAGTTTGTGGGTGAGCCGGCGGTTCTTCCGTCGTGCCCTGCGTTCGTATCGGAGTGCGAGTAGTTAA